From Streptomyces durmitorensis, a single genomic window includes:
- a CDS encoding PucR family transcriptional regulator, producing MLIPVTTHPRASLRRVLEDLGPTLLDLVCGDPNGADDIGGVVIHDPHDEPVPPPQALVLGVAVHGPAQIVHLLDALGTQGAAGLVVRAPVAVDEKVTAAVTRSGVALLGLTRGASWAQLAAMLRALIAEGDVGETGRETLGGVPSGDLFALANAVGALLDAPVTFEDHSWRVLAFSGRQDEADSSRVETILGRQVPERFTRVLEERGVFQAMYRSDRPVYVEPLVEVEGGDLSLPRVALAVRAGDEILGSIWAAVHGPLSAERDQALRDASKLVALHLLRLRAGADVERRLRADLVGTALEGGPGAADAVARLGLAEQPGVVLALAVADRTDGDRSAARHARYVAERQRLADAFAMHLTAVHPRSAAALVGDVVYGIVPATAGRPDAEERACRVADEFLERVGERQELLVGVGPLARESAALPVSRAGADRALRVLRAGEGTRSVARITDVLVESLLLELTDVIAERGDPPSGPVARLGAYDAAHHTCLVETLRAWLDAFGDVAAASAAVHVHPNTFRYRLRRLAEVGGLDLTDADARFAAMLQLRLWPHARRS from the coding sequence GTGCTCATCCCGGTGACCACCCATCCCCGAGCCAGCCTGCGGCGCGTCCTCGAGGACCTGGGGCCCACCCTCCTCGACCTCGTGTGCGGCGACCCGAACGGCGCCGACGACATCGGCGGCGTCGTCATCCACGACCCGCACGACGAACCCGTGCCGCCCCCGCAGGCGCTGGTGCTCGGTGTCGCCGTGCACGGTCCGGCGCAGATCGTCCACCTCCTCGACGCCCTGGGCACGCAAGGCGCCGCGGGCCTCGTCGTCCGCGCGCCGGTCGCCGTGGACGAGAAGGTCACCGCGGCGGTGACGCGCTCCGGGGTCGCGCTGCTCGGCCTGACGCGCGGCGCCTCGTGGGCGCAGCTCGCCGCGATGCTGCGCGCGCTCATCGCGGAGGGGGACGTCGGGGAGACGGGCCGGGAAACGCTGGGCGGGGTGCCCTCCGGGGACCTGTTCGCGCTGGCCAACGCGGTCGGGGCGCTCCTGGACGCGCCCGTCACCTTCGAGGACCACAGCTGGCGTGTGCTCGCCTTCTCCGGGCGGCAGGACGAAGCGGACTCCTCGCGCGTCGAGACCATCCTCGGGCGCCAGGTGCCGGAACGCTTCACTCGTGTCCTGGAGGAGCGCGGAGTCTTCCAGGCCATGTACCGCAGCGACCGCCCCGTCTACGTGGAGCCTCTCGTGGAGGTGGAGGGCGGCGATCTCAGCCTGCCGCGGGTGGCCCTCGCCGTCCGCGCCGGCGACGAGATACTCGGCTCCATCTGGGCCGCGGTCCACGGCCCGCTCAGCGCCGAGCGCGACCAGGCGCTGCGCGACGCGTCCAAACTGGTCGCACTGCATCTGCTGAGGCTGCGCGCGGGCGCCGACGTCGAACGGCGGCTGCGCGCCGACCTCGTGGGCACGGCCCTTGAGGGCGGGCCCGGCGCGGCCGACGCCGTCGCCCGGCTCGGACTCGCCGAACAGCCCGGCGTGGTGCTCGCCCTCGCCGTCGCGGACCGCACGGACGGCGACCGGTCCGCCGCGCGGCACGCACGGTACGTGGCCGAACGCCAGCGCCTCGCCGACGCGTTCGCGATGCACTTGACCGCCGTGCACCCCCGCTCGGCCGCCGCACTCGTGGGCGACGTCGTCTACGGCATCGTCCCGGCCACGGCAGGCCGTCCCGACGCCGAGGAGCGGGCCTGCCGGGTCGCGGACGAGTTCCTTGAACGCGTGGGCGAACGGCAGGAGTTGCTCGTCGGGGTGGGCCCGCTCGCGCGGGAGAGCGCCGCCCTGCCCGTGTCCCGGGCCGGCGCCGACCGGGCGCTGCGGGTGCTGCGCGCGGGCGAGGGGACCCGCTCGGTGGCCCGCATCACGGACGTACTGGTCGAGTCGCTGCTCCTGGAACTCACGGACGTGATCGCCGAACGCGGCGACCCGCCGTCCGGCCCGGTGGCCCGGCTCGGCGCGTACGACGCGGCGCACCACACCTGCCTGGTCGAGACGTTGCGGGCGTGGCTCGACGCGTTCGGCGACGTGGCGGCGGCGTCCGCCGCCGTCCATGTGCACCCGAACACCTTCCGCTACCGGCTGCGGCGGCTCGCCGAGGTGGGCGGCCTCGACCTCACGGACGCCGACGCGCGCTTCGCCGCCATGCTGCAACTGCGGCTGTGGCCGCACGCGCGCCGGTCCTAG
- the menC gene encoding o-succinylbenzoate synthase gives MKLTGVEIRRVRMPLVAPFRTSFGTQTVREALLLRAVTPDAEGWGECVAMSDPLYSSEYVDACADVLRRFLVPALTGRRDRLDASAVAPALSPFKGHLMAKAALEMAVLDAELRERGVPLSRELGAVRERVPCGVSVGIMDSVPELLEAVAGYLDSGYVRIKLKIEPGWDVAPVRAVRERFGDDVLLQVDANTAYTRADARHLARLDPFDLLLIEQPLPEDDLIGHAELARQVRTPICLDESITSARAAADAIALGATSIVNIKPGRVGGYLEARRIHDVCAAHGVPVWCGGMLETGLGRAANVALAALPGFTVPGDTSASDRYYRADITEPFTLEDGHLPVPTGPGIGVEPLADALDEVTVSTEWIPA, from the coding sequence ATGAAGCTCACCGGAGTCGAGATCCGCCGCGTCCGGATGCCGCTGGTGGCGCCGTTCAGGACCTCGTTCGGCACCCAGACCGTGCGCGAGGCCCTGCTGCTGCGCGCCGTCACGCCCGACGCCGAGGGCTGGGGCGAGTGCGTCGCGATGAGCGATCCGCTGTACTCGTCCGAGTACGTCGACGCCTGCGCGGACGTGCTCCGCCGCTTCCTCGTCCCCGCGCTCACCGGCCGCCGCGACCGGCTCGACGCGTCCGCGGTCGCTCCCGCGCTCAGCCCCTTCAAGGGGCATCTGATGGCGAAGGCCGCCCTGGAGATGGCCGTCCTGGACGCGGAGTTGCGCGAGCGCGGCGTACCGCTGTCGCGGGAACTGGGTGCCGTGCGTGAGCGGGTGCCCTGCGGGGTCTCGGTCGGGATCATGGACTCGGTGCCGGAGCTCCTGGAGGCGGTCGCGGGATACCTCGACAGCGGCTACGTACGCATCAAGCTGAAGATAGAGCCGGGCTGGGACGTGGCGCCGGTGCGTGCCGTCCGCGAGCGGTTCGGCGACGACGTGCTGCTGCAGGTCGACGCCAACACGGCCTACACCCGCGCCGACGCGCGCCACCTGGCCCGGCTCGACCCGTTCGACCTGCTCCTGATCGAACAGCCGCTGCCCGAGGACGACTTGATCGGCCACGCGGAACTCGCCCGCCAGGTGCGTACGCCGATCTGCCTGGACGAGTCCATCACCTCGGCCCGTGCAGCCGCCGACGCGATCGCGCTGGGTGCCACGAGCATCGTCAACATCAAGCCGGGCCGGGTCGGCGGCTATCTGGAGGCCCGCCGCATCCACGACGTGTGCGCGGCGCACGGGGTGCCCGTGTGGTGCGGCGGCATGCTGGAGACCGGGCTCGGGCGGGCGGCGAACGTCGCGCTCGCGGCGCTGCCGGGCTTCACGGTGCCCGGCGACACCTCCGCGTCCGACCGCTACTACCGCGCCGACATCACCGAGCCGTTCACCCTCGAAGACGGCCACCTGCCCGTGCCGACCGGGCCCGGCATCGGCGTGGAGCCGCTGGCGGACGCACTCGACGAGGTGACGGTCTCCACGGAGTGGATTCCCGCCTGA
- a CDS encoding GNAT family N-acetyltransferase translates to MTPVIDLSSDTGRTAGAGDVTAEAVAAAESAARSARVSVCQLADLAHLEAVQSLYEGIWRPDGKNPPVTTELLRAFTKAGSYVGGAFDGGELVGACVGFFSPPAAGALHSHIAGVAARMRGRSVGHALKLHQRAWALQRQVAEISWTFDPLVRRNAYFNLGKLAAAATEYLPNFYGPMNDGINGTDDTDRLLVTWRLAAPEVALACAGQRPAPRPTAGAVTALGVSPRETPVLGTLEGPTVLVAVPADIEQLRATDPARAADWRSALRDVLGGLLADGARITGFDRDGRYIVERKNTEWKHTP, encoded by the coding sequence ATGACACCAGTGATTGATCTGTCCAGCGACACGGGCCGCACCGCGGGCGCGGGGGACGTGACCGCCGAGGCGGTCGCCGCGGCGGAGTCCGCGGCCCGCTCGGCCCGCGTCTCCGTGTGCCAACTCGCCGACCTGGCGCACCTGGAGGCCGTACAGAGCCTCTACGAGGGAATCTGGCGGCCGGACGGCAAGAACCCGCCGGTGACGACCGAACTGCTGCGCGCGTTCACCAAGGCGGGCAGCTATGTGGGCGGCGCCTTCGACGGCGGCGAACTCGTCGGCGCCTGCGTCGGGTTCTTCTCGCCGCCCGCCGCCGGGGCCCTGCACAGCCACATCGCCGGCGTGGCCGCAAGAATGCGCGGCCGCAGCGTCGGCCACGCGTTGAAACTGCACCAGCGGGCCTGGGCGCTCCAGCGCCAAGTGGCCGAGATCTCCTGGACGTTCGACCCACTCGTGCGCCGCAACGCCTACTTCAACCTCGGCAAACTGGCCGCCGCGGCCACCGAGTACCTGCCCAACTTCTACGGCCCGATGAACGACGGCATCAACGGCACCGACGACACCGACCGCCTCCTGGTCACCTGGCGCCTCGCCGCCCCCGAGGTCGCCCTGGCCTGCGCGGGACAGCGCCCGGCGCCGCGCCCCACGGCGGGCGCCGTCACCGCCCTCGGTGTCTCCCCGCGGGAGACCCCCGTCCTCGGCACCCTCGAAGGCCCGACGGTCCTGGTGGCCGTGCCCGCCGACATCGAGCAACTGCGCGCCACCGACCCCGCACGGGCCGCCGACTGGCGCTCGGCCCTGCGTGACGTCCTGGGCGGGCTGCTCGCGGACGGGGCGCGGATCACCGGCTTCGACCGGGACGGCCGGTACATCGTCGAAAGGAAGAACACGGAATGGAAGCACACGCCATGA